Proteins from one Erythrolamprus reginae isolate rEryReg1 chromosome 6, rEryReg1.hap1, whole genome shotgun sequence genomic window:
- the LOC139169161 gene encoding C-type lectin-like has product MGFTSFHVSFLGFLVASFFIQGLEAKTCPKDWFEHEQSCYKFFPGRKAWHEAEAHCKSFDQSAHLASVHTERAMDMISSVICASHSGSGVWIGLYKLRGKELRMRWTDRTPVHYLPWAPKEPSGAKDKENCVELYAHDYTIWNDHHCDLEKPYVCKFILHEILMDAPGRLLGVAHSKMKQILVLKAKSYMLSDLQVECQQYGLNAHLASIISKMEQEMIASHITNNYKIRKGVWIGLYDSCLLSGTIYPEEVYCLTLLAFQKAVKTWLF; this is encoded by the exons aTGGGGTTCACCTCTTTTCATGTGTCCTTTTTGGGCTTCCTGGTGGCCTCTTTCTTCATACAAG GTCTGGAAGCAAAAACGTGTCCCAAAGACTGGTTCGAGCATGAACAGTCTTGTTACAAATTTTTCCCAGGAAGAAAGGCCTGGCATGAAGCAGAG GCTCATTGCAAATCCTTTGACCAGAGTGCCCACCTTGCGTCCGTCCACACGGAGAGAGCAATGGATATGATATCCTCTGTTATATGCGCTAGCCATTCAGGGAGCGGAGTCTGGATTGGATTGTACAAACTTAGGGGGAAGGAG CTAAGAATGAGATGGACAGATAGGACCCCAGTGCACTACCTTCCTTGGGCACCCAAGGAACCTTCTGGCGCCAAAGACAAGGAGAACTGTGTCGAGCTATATGCGCATG ACTATACAATTTGGAATGACCATCATTGTGACTTGGAAAAGCCCTATGTGTGCAAGTTTATTCTGCACGAAATATTGATGGATGCACCTGGAAGATT actcggggtggctcacagcaaaatgaAGCAAATACTAGTCCTCAAGGCAAAG TCCTACATGCTCTCCGATCTGCAG GTCGAGTGCCAGCAGTACGGCCTGAATGCTCACCTGGCCTCCATCATCTCCAAAATGGAACAGGAGATGATCGCGAGTCACATCACCAACAACTACAAAATCAGAAAAGGTGTCTGGATTGGCCTCTACGATTCCTGCCTG ctctctggaaccatctaCCCCGAAGAGGTGTACTgcctcaccctactggccttccagaaagcggtaaagacctggctcttctga